The segment AGCCCCGCGCCAGGACGAGCCCCGCACCAGGACGAGCCCCGCACCGGACCGAGCCCCGCACCGGACCGAGCCCCGCACCAGGACGAGCCCCGCACCGGACCGAGCCCCGCACCGGACCGACCCCCGCACCGCCGCCATGCAGgtgagcccagcccagcccagccgaTGCGGGGGGttcccggccccgcagcccggctgCTCCGCGCACTCATCCctgcaacccccccccccccccgcatcCCTGTGTTTCAAGGCTGCGGCGCTGCCCGTCCCCCTCCCGCTGTCCCCCCGCAGCCTCAGCCCGGGCCCCCTGCCCCGCCGGTTTCCCTCGCACCCCTGAGTCCCCTCTTCTCCCCGTTCCCTTCTTCCCCCGCACCCtgcttcccccctcctccctgcttccccccctGTGCTTCACCCGCGGCTCTGGCTGTGCACAGGGTGAACTCTGCCTGCTCCTTGCACCCCTCTGCATCCCCACCCCGTTGCCCCCGCTCCCCCACCACCCTCGGAGGGGCTGCCGTGGGTGCAGGTTCACACCAGGAGCTCAGGTCATTGGCGCTGGCCTCAAACCATCCCCCCGAAGCAGGTTTGCTTCCTGCTCCGAGCTCGGATGTGATGTCTAAGGTGACCAGGTCCCCGTGATCTGCTGGTAtcagcctcccccccccccccccggctgcAGCATCCCCTGCGAGGTCCTGGGGGTGGCTCACACCAAGGAGCATCCCCACCTGGGGACGCCTCCCAGGGCCACTGTGTCTCCCCAGTGTGGGGGCTGCAGCTTGGGAGCTTGGGCAGGCTGGGACAGCATCCTGTTTGTCATGATGTTTTgcaaactggggggggggggagttggTGTTTTGCAAACTTGGAGGTTggttgctctgctgcaggctgtccCAGCATCAGGGCTGGGTGTCCCAGTCAGACCGGAGCAGCAGGTTGGGATGCACTGGGCAACCTGACACTGCTCCAAGCAGGAGCagtttttcacttgtttttcacTTAATGGGAAAGAGTTGCCCCAAAACTGCAGTGGGTTGAGCTACCAAGTGAGGAAAGGCCGAGAGAGCtgagtttgttcagcctggagaaaggaaggcTTAGGGGGGGACCttattgccatgttccagtactttaagggtggctaccaagaagatggaaacTCCCTTTTTataaggagtcacatggaaaagatgagggaTAATAGGTGcaagttgctcctgggaaaACATCCCAGTtgggcagcagaaggaaatttTTCACAATATGAAcagtcagacactggaataatCTCAGGGACGTGGTGCAATTCCCCAACATGGGACATTTTTAAGACTTAGCTTGCCgaggtgctgggccatctcatctaaaccGTGTTCTTGCCTGGAAAGGTTGGCCCAGATGAtcctagaggtcccttccaagctggcATCGTGTGGTGCATCCCTGTGCACAcgagcagaggcagcacagtgtgctttgcagtggttttgtttgtgtgcagGTACCTGTGAGGtgtggaggaggagctgggtgcAGTCTCACCTGGGCTCCTGCTGAATCACTGCCATGTGGGCAGATGGGTGAGGAGAGGACCACATCCCCCCAAACAACGTCCCTGGGCCTGTGTCACCACCCTGGCAGCCTAATTCCCCTCTTGCAAAGAGCACAGAGATTTTTAGGACTTGTCCTCTTGACCTTCTCACTCCTTCTCTCACCCAGCAAGATGCTGTGTCCAGAGAAATCGAGCTATAGGTGAGGATCAAGGGGCCACTGGCCCAAGGAGCATCATTTTGGTGTCACAGCCATGCTGGGTACCCAAAACCACATGGCTTCACCCCAGACTGGGAAAGCTGGTGCAGCAAGGGGACCTTCTGCCAGTCCCTTCTGTTCCCCTGTCCCTCAATAGTTACCTGCTCCTTACACAACGCTGCAGACTGCAGAGAAGCCTGCAGAGGAGAAATAGCTTAATTTAAAGGCTAATTATAATTAATCTGTTGCCAAAGGAAGCTTAAAAGCATGAGCCAGTTACATGTGCTAATGTGCTCTGGGTAATGAGTGGCTGGAGGGTGTAATTAGAGCTGGTCTGTGGCGTGGACACCAGATCATTGGGTGGTATTTCTGGCCAAGGCCACATCTGCTGGTGTCAGTAACAGTGGGGACGTGCAGCCAGAGCCAGGTCAGtgcagaagaggagaaggaacaaGGCCCATGAATGCTACCTGGAGAGATTcaccaaagggaggagggggaaaaacccaacagaatTCCATTTTTTGTGGTAAAAGGAGCAAGCCTTGGCAGCTGTGGTGTCAGCTCTGTAGGTGGGTTTGTTACACAAGAGCAGTGCTGGCTCCTCCTGTTCCAGCATGATTAAAGAAGGAGGTTTGATGCCTCTGTAggtgccagcagccccaggtcagACAGATGGACAGTGCTTGGATCGATGCTCCTCTGCCAGGGAGGCATCCCTGGACCAGCCCCCCTGGCACCCGTTGTCAGGTGGTCACACTTGTGGCTCTGGGTGCTTTGGTCTGTCCCACCCATGGAAGAGATAAAccctgggagctggagggacatggagagcagctgggctctgaccacctggctgtgctgcagtgtcCACCAGCCTCCCTCTGTCTCCCATGGACCTTCCCTTCTCAAGTCTGGGTTGGTGAATCCTTGGCTTGTCTCCCGTCCTAGCAGGGGTCaactctgcctttttcttgCCAGCCCAGATGCACGTGGGAGCTACTGCAGGAGGTGAAAATGGTCCTGCAGGAAGTCAAGGGAAGAGTTAAGCCTGGTCAGCGTGACTGTGATTCTTAGTGCAAGTTCCTCTTCCCGTTTCAGGGattgggaaaaataataaattacatcaTTTGGTAAAaccccagctgagctgcagctgtggggctCAGCACTTGGAGGGGGTgggtgcctggagctgctgaagatgtgggtgccccagcccctggctgCCCCATCAAGCCCAGCCACTTCCTAGCACTGCCCTTTCCTTGGCTTCTCTTCCAGATGTCCTTCTACTTCTCggacacagctgtgctgctctttgACTTCTGGAGTGTCCAGACCCCCACAGGTAGGCTGCCAGCCCCCACCTGGCCCCAAGACACccatctgtctgtccatctgtccatGACCAGCTGTGCTCTCCACGTGGGGAAGAGGATGCAGGGCAGAGAAGCCAGCAGTGGCTGTGCatttctggcagcagcagtgttagcagtgggctgggaaggggggaaaGCAGGACCCTCTCCAGCATCAACACTGGGACACTTGCTGCATGGTGTTGGAGGGGGGGTCAGGGCAGAGCCATGATGGACTCCACACCCCAGCACTCTGAAGGCAGTGCCTGGTTTTGGCTGCCCCTCTCCATGCCCcgtgagcagagctgtgccctggTAATGCCCAGgctgaaagcagcaggcagggaggggtgggaagcATCCCCACCAGGCCTGCCAATGCACCCCCCTCCCCGCTCACTCAGGGATGGGTGagcttcccattttcttttacattcctttattttaattgttgtaTTTTTGCCCTCACGTTTCTGTGGAGTCCATGCAAAGATGCTGATCTTTTTCAGAGCAGCACCCTTccccccccacaaaaaaaatactccttAGGAACTTAGGAACTTAGATGGGgaattgaatcatagaatcatcatagaatcagagaatggtttggattggaaggaccttaaagatcatccagttccaacccccctgcatgggcagggacacctcccaccagcccaggctgctccaagccccatccaacctgcccttcaacactgccagggatggggcagccacagcttccctggacaacctgggccagggtctcaccaccctcccagggAAGGATTTCATCCTCATGTCTCATCTAAAAACCCTACACGGGCTAAACACACCATTCCCTAACACATCACCAACCTTCCCAGTCCCAGGAGCAATCAgatccctccccctccccccccctcccatgGAAACGACCAAGCTCTTCACTCCGGGAACCTGCAGTTTCCCCTCCTGAGGGCAGGGCTGTTTCCCCTGCAGGGATGGCCCTCTCGGTGCTGGTGATCCTGCTCCTGGCCGTGCTTTACGAGGCCGTGAAGCTGGGGAAGGCGCTGCTGCTGCGGCGGGCGCTGCTGGCCCTGCCCCGCAGCCTCAGCCGGGAGGGGCTGACGGAGCCCGAGGAGTTGGACACCggccccgggcagggcaggtACCGTGGGGGGGGGATCCCTCTGCACCCTTGGGCGATGGGGGGGGCTCTCAGGAGGATGAGGGTTTCTCAGGGAGAAGGGCTTGTACAGAAGCAGACGTGGCACAGCAGactgccaggcaggaggggtGGGTACAGCCTCGGGAGGTGGTCTCCGGGGTATCCCGGCCCCTCCAGGTGCTCTGGGAGATGGtcagggtggggttttttggctgGCTTGAGTGCTGGCATTACCCCAGGAGCCCCCGTGGTTCAGGGATGGCTACAAGCAATGGGTCAGgcaccccagcagggctggctggggtgTTTCCTTCCCAGCACAAGGCACTGGAGCCAAGCCTGGGGTTTTTCCTGTTATAGTTAATCCCATGCTCGAGGCTGCTCTTCCTGCCAACCTCTTGATAACaccctcccttttccttcagagaggGGTttcaccctgctctgctgtttgcagcccctctccctgctccccaaacCCACCGTCTCTGGCCGCTCCAGGATGCTGATGGTGGGTGGGGGGAGATGCTGGCTGCCCTGGCCCCTCCCTGATGGGCTCTCCCATTTTCTTCCACAGGTGGTTTTGCTACCACGTGGGGCAGACCCTGTTCCATGTAGTGCAGGTGGTGCTGGGCTACATGGTGATGCTGGCTGTCATGTCCTACAACGCCTGGATCTTCCTGGGGGCCATCGTGGGCTCCACCCTGGGCTATTTCGTGGTGTACCCCCTGCTGGGCCGGGGCTAGGCacaccccctcccaccccccagggTGTGCTCCACACCTCCTGCTACTTTGCCTGGAACAGCTGCTGTCACTTCTGCTGGGTCTGTCCTTGTCCCCGTGCTGTGCAGGATGCAGCACcccagggacctgctgcaggGACTCTCCGTGCTGGCCTGACCCAGGGGAGGGGACCCCCATGGCCagcatgctgctgctgtcctcagCTGGTGGCTGTCCCCCAGTTCTCAGGGAGTTTTTTGGCCAGGTGATGATGGCCAGGGGGGTGCTGGGCATTTCCTTCAATCCCCACCAACCAGTTTTTAGAGGGGTTCATCCTGGCTGAATGATCCAGTGacctgctggggaagggggacaggctggggacaggcagccctgccctgcaccaAGCCCCACTTCACACAGTGCCTTCTGGGGATAATGGgggtcctgctgcccacccccccaAGGCCCCCCTTGTCCTCCCAGTGCTTCAGGGATGGGGTCAGAGCAGCCCCCCGAGCTGTCGGTGTGGCTGTGCCgaggggaagctgctgctgtgggtgccTCTTGCTGCTTCCTTGGGACACCCCTTTTAATAAAACCATCTCAGTCATTGGCTTGTGTTCCTGCTGGGGGGGGGACACGACTTAAGATGTGACACCCCCATGTCACACCCCCAGCCCTaccccaccagcacagccccaggggcaGTTGTTCAGGAATACAAGGACAGTCTCCTCTGgcttttaaataaagcttttccattttattaattattataagcatatttttttaaacatttgtataactttcttaataaaatatCCTGGAagagacaggtttttttaagttccCAAAGCAAGGCACTCTGGGGGGCCTCCCCGAGTGGGTTAGGCTGGGCACCCCCTTTCAGAGGCAGAAACACCTAAAATAGAGGCAAGGGTCGGGGTGCTGGTCCTTCCTCCGTGCACCACACAGGTGGCTCTGGGCCAGCCCAGGGGCTCTCAGCACCTCTGTGGGGGggagcctggcacagccccctccccacagcaggCAGGGTCTGCTGGGGGTGCCAGCAAACCCCTGCTAAGGTACCAACTCTTTGCCCGACCGTCACTGCAGGTGCCAAAAACCTGCCAGGCTTGAGAGCCTGAGAACTCATCCTGGCGTGGTGCTGAggagctcctggggctggggcaggggagcaggagctgggatccCTCCTGCACGGACCAGAGGCAGCCCAGTCCTGCCAGGCAAAGGTGGGGACATTGTGTCAGTGCCACCTTGCCTGCTAGGGTTTTTACTCTGAGCTTACAGAGCGGCAGGGTGGAGGTGGGCACTGGCTGCTGTGAGCCCACCCTGGGTGCCATGAGCCCACCCTGGGTGTTAACGAGCCCACCCTGGGAGCCAAAAGCCCAGCCTGCCCCAATGGGACAGTGGTTCAAGCCaccctgtgtccctgctgtgcccctgGCCACCATCACATTTTCCATCATCCCCCATGGCCCTGACTCCCACCAGCACTCCCGGAGCGGGCTGGGTGGGCTAGAGGTGGGCAGGATCCCAGGAAACCCCCCCCCAGGTTGGGGCAGAGATGACCCCTGGGGCAACTGGGAGcatcccccacccccacccccagcagggcTAGTGCCAgcccccccgggcagcccccggcacttgggctgggggggggcaGATAAAGCATCTCTTcagtagaaaagaagaaaataaggcagaaaaaaggACAGAGCAGAGTGCAGGGGGTACCCTGGGCCAGGGGTCTCCCCCAGTCTGACCCAGTAGGACCACTTCAGCTATGGCCAGCCCCACAGAATAGTGGGGATCCCCCCCCGGATAGGCAATAAGGTCTCGGTgttccccatcccctccctctccatccctggcagcaggTCCTGTTTCCCCCAACCCCAGCACTGGGGCCAGTCCATGGCAAGGGGTCCCAGGGCTAGAACTCAGTCTGCACCCCCTCGCTGCTCTCTGTCGtgcctgggggctgtggggggctgCAACCACTGCCCGGGGGGGCCACCTCCTCGCCCGTCTCCTTGTCACTGGGCTGGTGGCACGCCGTCCCAGCAGATGGTGGTGGGACATCAGCTCTGGGTGTGGGTGATGCTGGTGTGGCATGGGGCACCTTGGCCTCTGATGGGACAtctgctccaggcttgggggATGTTGGAACATGGGATCTGGGCATGGGTGATGGTGCCACGGGGGATGCTGGTGCACGGTGTTCCAGGACCTGGGCTCCATGGACAGGTGATGCTGGTGCAGGATgctgcccctcagcccctgctgggacCTGGGCTCCATGGACAGGTGATGCTGGTGCAGGatgctgccccccagcccctgctgggaCCTGGGCTCCATGGACAGGTGATGCTGGTGCAGGATgctgcccctcagcccctgctgggacCTGGGCTCCAGGGAGAGGTGATGCTGGTGCAGGatgctgccccacagcccctgaTGAGACCTGGGCTCCAGGAACAGGTGATGCTGGTGCAGGatgctgccccccagcccctgatAGGACCTGGGCTCCAGGAACAGGTGATGCTGGTGCAGGATGttgccccccagcccctgctgggaCCTGGGCTCCAGAAGCAGGCGATGCCGGCGTGGTGCCGcgctccctgcctccctcaccttgCAAGGGGACATCACCTGGGACAGGCCCTGCCACCTCCTGGGCggcactgctctcccctctgccGTCGGTACCGTTGGTCAGGCGCTCCTCCACCTCACCCCCCGGGCTCTCCTGGGCCAGCGCTTCCCGGATTTCCCGCACCCCCCCCCGGGGGGCTGGGCGGCTGCTCCGGCTGccgtggctgcagcagctcctcggCGCCCACCTCGTAGGGCAGGACCCCCTCGTCGTCTTGGATGACGGACACCACTTGCTTGGCCCTGCGGCGCTTGTCGGCGGCCGGGGAGGGCTCGGGCTGGCCGCTGTACTCCTCGCTCCAGTCGATGGGGATGCCCTCCCCCAGGAGGTGCAGGTTGGGATCGCTGTTGTGCATCACCATGCTGTCCCGGTACAGGTTGTGCTTCCGCTGCACCGCTGCCTCCTTCACAGCTGGGGGCACCGGGAGAGAGGTCAatgggagctggggggggacGGGACTGGGGGGCTTCCAGGCTCTGGCACCTCTCCCAGTGCTCCCCTTGGGTGTAGGGAGTGGTGtctggagctggggagagggctCAGCATCCCACACACCAACAGCCCAGCCAGCGGGATGGCCAGGTGGGAAAAGGGCTTCTGAAacagcccccagcaccctgcacagGGTCACCCCCTCCTCATGCAGCCCCTGGCACCCTGCACAGGGTCACCCCCTCCTCAtacagcccccagcacaggattACCCCCATGGTacagcccccagcaccctgcacagGGTCACCCCTTCCTcatgcagcccccagcaccctgcacagGGTCACCCCCTCCTcatgcagcccccagcaccctgcacagGGCCACCCCCTCCTCAtacagcccccagcacaggattACCCCCATGGTacagcccccagcaccctgcacagGGTCACCCCTTCCTcatgcagcccccagcaccctgcacagGGTCACCCCCTCCTcatgcagcccccagcaccctgcacagGGCCACCCCCTCCTcatgcagctcccagcacaggaTTACCCCCATGGTACAGCACCCTGCATAGGGTCACCCCCTCCTcatgcagcccccagcaccctgcacagGGTCACCCCCATAGTACAGCCccccagaatcatagaatatgctgagttggaagggacccagctcaggatcactgagtccaacttCCATCCCTGTGTAGGGACACCCCAAGAATCATCCCCCCAAGAAGCATCCTGCAGGGTGTCACCCCTCCTCATAGAGCCCTCAGCACCCTGCATGGAGTCAcccctcctcttctgctccccagcactCATCATGAGCCCTCCAGATGATGTTGAGCCCAGGCTCAGCTTACACTGACcccacccagcacccaccaTCCACCTCAGGGTGCTGGAGCCCCCCGGagctcagagctgcaggggTCCAGGCTCCCTGGCACCACCAGATCCTACCTTGCATGATGTCTTTCATCACTGACTGCAGCACAACCTCCTCATAAGTGTTCTCCACCAGGATGAAGTTAGCAAAGTCCTCAAAGATCAGCTCCTGGAACTTGGCTAATTCCTGCCGTGGGGAAGAGGTGGCTGAGCTAGGggtggggacaggagggaaGGGTCCTCCAGACCTTCTGGGGAGGGTGTGATCCTTCCCCTACACACCCCAAACTTGACCCTCTTACCGCCTTGCAGGTGGGTGCCAGCTTTTTCAGCAGGAAGGGGATGGTGATCTGCAGCAGGGCCTCcctgaagaacttcttcctcacGGTGCTGCTGTCATAGTCGTATTTCTGCAGGAAGAGGGAGGTGGCAGCTCTGGGTCAGTGTGGGCTGGCCCCTCCCTTATCTGTGTCCACAATCCCTGCAGTTTGCCCCAAAATCCATTTGCAGGGACATGAGCAGGTTCCTCTGCCTCTCCCATTCTTCTCTCCAGCCAGTTCGGAGGGTGTCTGAGCTCAGGTATGAGCCAGCTCCTCCACCACTGCCTGCACTAAGGTCTTTGGGCCACTCAGAAGAACCTCAGGTGGCTTTTTCAGTCATCCATGTGGTCAGAGGGGACCTGGCTCCTCCAGGTGGCTTCCCACgctcctgccctccccatcccagcaaAAATGCATGAAAGTCTCAATTATACAGACATATTTCCCCTGGAGACTTGCATTAAATTGCAAAGCTCactcccctcctcttccctagGATCCCGACCCTAGCAGCAAAGCCACCAAAGGCCACCAAAGCCACCCTCACCTTGAGCACCCTCTCCAGGATGCGCTGGATGGACTTGCACAGGTCGTCCTTGCCCTGCAGCTTCCCCACCTCCTGGTGGAGCAGCGTCTCAAACGTGTACACGGCGTCGTCCATTTGCTgagggcagaggcagagggTCAGGGGGACCCAAAAGGACCAACCACGGAGGTGGGCAGGGGGCTCTTTTTGGGCCACTGCCACCCCAAGATGAGCCTTCACACCGGCAAGGTCCCCGGCATCCCAGAGCGGCACCCGCCCTGGGGACCaaggtgctgggggaggagggtgcCCAAAAGTGGTTTGCACCCCTCCCTTTTACACCCTGCTCCGGGTTTGGCTGGACCCCAGACCCCAGAATTGGGCTACTGGCCATGCTGGGGCCAGTGGGCTTGGTGGCAAAGAGGGGGCTGTGCTGTGACACCCACATCTGGGTGCTCAGCCCATGTTGGAGGGTGCCCCACGCTGCTGCCCACCATGGCTCCCACcaagctccagctccagcctcagAGTGATGGCCAGAGCCAGCACACACCCTTAGCTGGGTGCCAGCCACATGAAGGTCCCTGGACAGGACAGACATCCCAACCAAATCCCTGCCAAGGCTGGACCAGCTTGGGTTCCCCACTCTGCCTTGATGGACACAGGAGGACCCCGGTCTCCATCCCACCTGTCTCATGTGGATCTGGGCCCTCTGCTTGAAGACAGATGTGCTGGACACATCAAACCGTTGCTGGAGGCCCTCCAGCTTCAGCTGGTCCATCTTCTCATAGCATGACTGCATCTTGACGGGGTGGAAGGCCAGGTGGGAAAGCTTCTCCATGTACTGGGGATAAAGCCAAGAtcagcagggcaggacagcTTCTCCAGACACTCAGGGCTGGGATGTGCCACCCCCCACGGGCTTCACCCCCATGTATTTTCTCAGCACTGTCCATACTGAGCGTGGCACCACCCAGAAGCCCACAGGCCACCAAGGAATATCTCCAGGTCTCAcctctgccagcttctccaggccaCCTTCGTTGACGACGTTCATGTTCATGTCCGTCACCTCCTTGAAGAACACCTCCCGCACCTCAGCAAAGCCCTGGCTCGTGGGGGTCATCAGGGCCTCCAGGATGGAGGAGATGTAGGGCTGGACGTGGTTACGGACACAGATCTCTGCTTTGGGGAGGACGAAAGCTGGGCAGAGAACAGAGGGAAGCGTGGTGAggctcctctgccctcccagctctgcaaatCAGGTCCTAAACCCACCCTGCAGGGAAGGACCTGCCCCTCTCCTCAAGCTCCACCAGGAGAGGTCTCCCAGGCCTACAGGACAACCCAAGGGGTTGCATTGAACCCACTCCTGCCCCATGGCCTTGGTGGGGAGGTCACTGCCCACCTTGACCCCCCACCTCCTAAGGCAACCAGGATGTGTACCCGGGCCACCACAGCTGCTGGCATCTCCCCAGGGGTTCCAGGCCATGCTAGTGGGAGCCGTGCTGCACCCCAGGAACAGCCCCACCTTGGTGCCACCGTGGTGATGCTATGCCAGGAGCTGGTCACAGCCACAGCTACACACATCCACGTCCCCACGTGTACCTCGGATCTTGCTGGCCAAGTGCTCCTTCGAAGTGATGATCTGGTCCATGTCGGTGCGGATGGTGCTCTCCATCTGGGGCCGCTCCTCTTCACACTTGGCCATTGCTGCATCATACTGGGCCTTAGTCTGCTCGTAGACCATCCTATAGACAGCATCTGAGATCTGAAGAGAGAGAGGTGGGGTGGTCAGcttccccccacaccccctgctgcccccactAACCATCACCTCCAGCACCAGACACCTGCAAGACCCACCAAACCTTCACCCATGCCCTGAGCAGAACCCTCCTCACAGCCTGGCAGGAGGTCTTCTACAGCAGGGACCCTCCCCAGTTGGCTGAGATGAAGTTCCAAAGGCACAGAGGCTGTTTGGAAATGGTTCCTGAGGGGCACAGAGCTGAGCTTCATCAGCTCCAGGCAGGTCCAAGGATTCTGCAGGTCTGGGGATGCTCGTGGTGCAGGGATGTTG is part of the Apus apus isolate bApuApu2 chromosome 19, bApuApu2.pri.cur, whole genome shotgun sequence genome and harbors:
- the SLC31A2 gene encoding probable low affinity copper uptake protein 2 — its product is MQMSFYFSDTAVLLFDFWSVQTPTGMALSVLVILLLAVLYEAVKLGKALLLRRALLALPRSLSREGLTEPEELDTGPGQGRWFCYHVGQTLFHVVQVVLGYMVMLAVMSYNAWIFLGAIVGSTLGYFVVYPLLGRG
- the LOC127392641 gene encoding LOW QUALITY PROTEIN: protein Niban 2-like (The sequence of the model RefSeq protein was modified relative to this genomic sequence to represent the inferred CDS: inserted 2 bases in 1 codon), producing the protein MGDVVSTHLDEGRRQHIAERTGAVLREFCRCYREQFGVALFNSVRYEIEGAGGPQAQLLHRKVPLEDHVIYSGNLFQYIEENKKWRNRFCVVPHNYGLVLYENKLAYERDLQPRVLINSAGYKVLTSVDQYLELVNSSLPGVTPKSGHSPILKCPTDFPLILWHPYARHYYFCVMTGKEQEKWRAVFQDCVRHCNNGISEDSKVEAPAFTDAIRMYRQSKEQYGTWDMLCGNQTQVLSNLVMEELLPELRNTIGPRLKGKAQERQRTWIQISDAVYRMVYEQTKAQYDAAMAKCEEERPQMESTIRTDMDQIITSKEHLASKIRAFVLPKAEICVRNHVQPYISSILEALMTPTSQGFAEVREVFFKEVTDMNMNVVNEGGLEKLAEYMEKLSHLAFHPVKMQSCYEKMDQLKLEGLQQRFDVSSTSVFKQRAQIHMRQQMDDAVYTFETLLHQEVGKLQGKDDLCKSIQRILERVLKKYDYDSSTVRKKFFREALLQITIPFLLKKLAPTCKAELAKFQELIFEDFANFILVENTYEEVVLQSVMKDIMQAVKEAAVQRKHNLYRDSMVMHNSDPNLHLLGEGIPIDWSEEYSGQPEPSPAADKRRRAKQVVSVIQDDEGVLPYEVGAEELLQPRQPEQPPSPPGXGVREIREALAQESPGGEVEERLTNGTDGRGESSAAQEVAGPVPGDVPLQGEGGRERGTTPASPASGAQVPAGAGGQHPAPASPVPGAQVPAGAEGQHPAPASPVHGAQVPAGAGGQHPAPASPVHGAQVPAGAEGQHPAPASPVHGAQVLEHRAPASPVAPSPMPRSHVPTSPKPGADVPSEAKVPHATPASPTPRADVPPPSAGTACHQPSDKETGEEVAPPGSGCSPPQPPGTTESSEGVQTEF